In Flavobacterium sp. GSB-24, the genomic window AGCTAAATTCTACAACTCTTGGAACGCTAGCCAATATTTTTTAGCTTATATTGATTTAGATACAAATGAGCTAAAAAATAAAGACGGACTTATTAATTGGCTAATATCAGATAAAGATGAAAATGAAAATGGCATTTCTTTTCCTTACCACTTTAAAAGTGGAACGATATATCATCTTAAAGTGCGAGAACTTATTGATAAAATAGTTCCAGAGGGAATGCTTCCTTGTGCATATAATAGTTTTATGGTTGTTGAAGTTTTAAAAGAAAATGTTGAAAATGATGAACTGCTTTCAATACTAGCAGAATATAGAAATCCTGTAAAAATCGTTGATGAAAAATTAGGAGAATTTGAACTCAATAAAGATTATGGATGTTTCTCTGGAGAAATTAAATGGCTCAATGAGTGCATTTCGGTTTCTTTGGATGTTGATATTGAAGACGAAGATAGCTGGATCAAAACGTTAGAGTTGCTAAATCAATTTTTCAATGAACAAGAAAAACGGGATTTTGAATTTCGAACATTTGCAGGAAAACAGCTTACTGATTTAGCAAACGATTGGCTGGAAGAAGAAAACGAAGAAATAACAGAAAATGATTTTATGAACAGAATAAGTCTTTCAGAACTTGTTATAACTTTTGAAGGAGATTATATCGCCTATTATGACGACGATAATATATTTTATGGACATATAATAGAATTATCAGGAAACATTAAGACAGGATTAAGTTCAGCAAAAATAGCAGGGTAAAAACCTGTTAACAAAATCTCATAAAGGCAAAACCCTATTCTATGCATCTAGAATAGGGTTTTGCTTTTATATGGAATATTTTAAGACTTTTTACTTTTTATCCTAAAATATATTTCTCAATTTTATGTTTTATCTTACAACATAGTTCATGAAGCCAGCATTTATCGATGCTGACTCATCAAACATAATCTTTCATTTATAAATACCACTTCAAATGCAGACACAAAACCAGATTGAAAATTTCCTTTTTCAGGGAAAATTTGACGAGGCCAGAGAATCCTTAAATAACGGCGAAACCTTTAATGAACAATATCTTAAAAACAATTTTTCGCAAATAGCAGCAAAGATTATTGACGCCAAAGAAATTGATTTTATTGAAAAACTTATCAAAGCCGGTTTTATTGAAACGGATATTTACGAATTGGACAGTTTCGACAAATCGATTTTTGCTCCTTTGGCACTTTATCTCAAAGACGATGAAGAATCACTGGCTTTTTTCAAAGAATTGATGTCAAAAATGGATAATATCAATGATGAAATCAGCGATAAAACTTTACTTGGATATCTCTTTGAAAAAGGTGCTACGCCAAAAGTCATAAAAATACTTATTGATGACTTTGGAGCGAATACGCAATATAAAAATAATGCCGGAGAAAATTTCATTTACATCGTTCTGAATACCTACAGCACAGATACAGAGAAGACTAAAGAATATATTGCCGTCCTTTTGGAAAATGGTGTCGATATCAACGAAAAAAACATTGTGGGAAAAACGCCTTTAATGTGCGCGGTTAAAAGAAGCAAAAAGGATTTTGTTCCTTTCTTACTAGAAAATGGAGCCGATGCCAACGAAACCGATAACATCAACAATACTGCCTTTTATTACGCGGTTGCCGAACAGTTTTCGTATGATATGTACGATGCACTAGCAGCAGTTTCTTCACCTGATTTTAATATTGTCAACAAAGACGGGCGAACCTTATTCACTAATTTTATAAGTTCTGTTTCAGGATCTCCAAGCGATATTAAATTTTTGGAAAGATTGTTAGCTGATGGTGCCGATGTCAATTTCTGCGCGCAATATTACGGTCAGCCAAAATCGGGAATTGATTTTATTGTCGAAAAGAAATCGGATATTTTAAAATCGGTTTTAGAAAATGTTTCATTGGATATAAATGAACAGGACAATCAGGGAAACACCATTTTGCATAAAGTCTGCGCCTACAATGTGAACTATGATGCCGAAATGGCTAAAGAAACCTATCGAAAAGTAAAATTATTATTAGAGCAAGGCGCCGATATTTCTATTACCAATGACAAAGATGAAACCGCTTTAATGCTGGCTTCTGGAGATAATTTGAAAATTAAAACGGTCGAGCTTTTAATGAAATCATAATAACTGAATTATATAAAATACCACATATATGTCAATGTCATTTATAATTGCCTGTGAAAACGGCAATAGAAAAATAGCCGAATTACTGCTTCAGAATAAAGAAGTAGATGTAAAATATACAGACGAAAAAGGCAGAACTGCTCTTCATTATGCCGCACACAGAGGTTATCTGGATATTGTGAAAATCTTGGCCGAAGACGGAGCCGATATTAATTACGAAGATCATCAGGGAGAAACGCCTTTATTTTTTGCCTGCCTTCAAAAACAGAAACAGACGGCTTTGTATCTGTTGGAAAATGGTGCGGAAATTACCAAAAATGATAAATACGGAAATAGTCTGTTACACTTAGTTGCTCAGACCGCTCAAATCGAAATTGCAACAAAGTTGCTTGAAGCCGGAGCAGATGTTAATTTACTGAATAACAATGGAGAAACTCCGCTATTATTAGCTTCTGCAAAACTAAACAGAGAAATTATTCAGCTGCTTTTAGACAAAGGAGCCGATATAAATGTAACCGATAAACAAGGAAATACGCCTTTGATTTATGCTTGTTACACCAAATCAATCCCGATGGTGACTTTACTTCTTGACAATGGCGCAGGCATCAATCACGTAAATCATTCGGGCGAAAATGCGCTTTTAATTGCGTGTTATGAAACCAATAGAATGCTCGCCAAATTATTAGTAGAAAGAGGCGCCGATGTTTTCACATCCAACAATAATGGCTATTCTCCTATTTGGTATGCTTGCGCGAATAATCAAAAGGAAATTGTGTCTTTATTTTTAGAAAATGGTGTTGATGTGAATTACAGCAAACCTTTGGCAAGCGATACTTCTTCAATGAATGATTATTTGGATTGGATTGTAAGCGCAACCAATATTTCTAACGAATCTAGTTTTACGCTTAACAATTCTTATACCTATGGCGGAGAAAGTCTTTTGCACGTTGCAACCAAAAAAGGCAATCTAAGCATGGTAAAACTGCTTATTGAAGCTGGAGCCAATATCAATATTCAGGACGAATCTGGAAACACGCCTTTACATTACAGCGCAGCAAACGGAAAGAAAGATGTCGTAAAATATTTATTGGATAATAAAGCCGATGCTTCAATCGTCAATGTAAAAGAGCAAAAAGCGATCGATTACTCGAATGTAAAAGGCTTTAATGAAATTACAGAATTGATTTTAAAATATGCTCCTTCGGGAACTGTAGTAACACCAATTCACAAAGAAGAACCGCAAAAATCAGATTCAGGAAATTCAATGGAAGGCAAGAAAAAGGCATTATTAGACTTGAAAGAGCTTTTGGATGCCGGAATTTTAACTTTGGAAGAATTTGAAACAGAGAAAACTAAAATTTTAAAAGGATAAATAACAAACAAAATTAAAAATGAAAAAGATCTTAAACAATTCAATTATAGCATTCGTATTAATCGCTGCAAGTATAGTTTCCACTTCTTGTACAAACCCTTCGCCAGAAAAAACTTTTGAAATAGCAGCTTTAAATACAAATTTGCTTTCTCGATTTGGCAGTAAGGACATCAACTATAAACTAGAATCTGAGCCTCAGATTTATGATGAAACTCAAAAGAAAATGATTCCTTCTTCTTATTACGATTATTTTAAATTTGACATCGCTAATTTAGAAACTCAATTTAAAAAAATTAAGGAGATAAATGAAGATGATGACAATAGAGAACTTCTTCAGGCATCAAAAGACTTGTTTACCTATGCGATTGCTAAAGAAAAAGAAGGTTATTTGCCAATTGCTAAAATGAAAGATGAAAAAGCTTCGCCAGAACAGATCGAAAAAGCAATAGCAGATTTTGACGCCTCAACTCTAAATGAAATTGACGCTAAGTTTACAAGATTGATGAATGCTGCCAAAGCCTATGCTGAAAAACATAATATCGATGCTAAAATTGGTGTTTAAATATTACACCTTGATTTTTAACTCTCAATAAAAAAGTAAAACCCTATTTTGTATGAACAAAGTAGGGTTTATTTTTATTTTTAAAAATGCTTTGTAAATCGCTAATTTAAAATCTTATATAATTTATCTGATAAACGAATACGGAATGGAACTTCAAAAGTAACTTTATCCCCAATTTTAGCAGTTTGAGTTTCTGCACCGTTTACAATTAGTTTTTCTAAAGTCATTTCCTGATTTCCAGTTGTTGGACCAGAAATTAAGATTTTATCGCCAGCATTTAATTCTTGATTTTCGATAGCAAATTGAGCCACTTGAGCTTTTACATAATAATGTTCTGCTTTTCCAAGAAGTACTTTTTTTACTTTTACTTTCTGACGAATATCCGCTTGTTTTTGGGCAGTTGCCAAAGCAGTTTCTGGCAATTCGCCTGAATGTTTAAATTTTAGATTCTCTGATTTTCCTTTTCTAAACACTTTGTTTCCAACTTGTTTTCCAGTTCTCAAACGAACTTGGTCCACCAAAGGCATATGAATGATTTCTAAACATTCTGTAGAACAGCAGTTTTCCATTGCCGCTTTACATTCATCACATTGAATAAACAACAAATGACATCCGTCGTTTTCACAATTCGTGTGATTGTCGCAAGGTTTTCCGCATTGGTGACATTGTGAGATAATATCATCTGTAATTCTTTCGCCAAGACGATTATCAAATACGAAGTTTTTCCCAATGAATTTACTTTCTAAACCTTCTTCTTTCAATTGTTTAGCGTAATTAATAATTCCCCCTTCTAATTGAAATACATTTTTAAAACCTTGGTGTTTGAAATAAGCACTTGCTTTTTCGCAGCGAATTCCTCCAGTGCAGTACATTACCAGATTTTTATCTTCTTTATGGTCTTGAAGCTGTTCGTTGATTATAGGCAAACTTTCTCTAAATGTTTCAACATCTGGAGTAATAGCGTTTTTAAAATGTCCTACTTCACTTTCGTAATGATTTCTAAAATCAACTACAATTGTATTCGGATCATCAAGGATTTCGTTGAATTCTTTGGCTTTCAGGTGAACGCCAATATTGGTTACATCAAAAGTTTCATCGTTCAAACCGTCAGCAACGATTTTATGACGCACTTTAATAGTTAATTTCAAAAAGGAATGATCATCGTGTTCTACGGCTTCATTCAAACGAATGCCTTTCATGAAATCATAAACTTCAAGAGTTGCTCTAAAAGCTTCCAAATTTTCTTCAGGAATACTCATTTGAGCATTTATTCCTTCATGTGCAACATAAATTCGGCCTAAAGCATCAAGCTTATTCCAGGCTAAAAATAAATCATCGCGAAATTTTTTGGGATCTTCAATTTTGGCATACGCATAGAAAGACAACGTTAGTCGTTGTTTACCCGCATCATCGATCATGATGGCTCTTTCTTCTGCGCTCAAAGTGTTGTACAGTTGCATGCTATAAACAGTTTTAAGTTAAGAATATATAGTTGAATTCTATTTTTCTGAGTGAATTCGGGCGCAAAGGTAGGTTTTTCTTTTCAATTTTAAAAATGATAAAAATCATGGAATATAAACAATATAAGCCGTACAAGATAATTTAATTTAGTTGAAAACGTCAGCATTTTTAATTAGCAACAAAATTGCATTAATAAAAAACAAACACTGTTTATCAGTGCATTACATTTAATTCACTACATTTATATAGTCAATTTTAACATTTATGCTTATGAATGCTTTAAAACTACCCAAACCGCTCTTCCCCATTTTTTTATTTTTAACAATCTTTTGCTCTTGCAAAAAAGAACAACCGAAAGCTCCGCCTCCCATGCAGGCTCCGTTTGTAACGGTCAAGAGTGAAGATGTGCCCATTTATAAAGATTTTGCCGGGCAGACTTTTGGAGATTTAGACATTGAATTAATCGCAAGAGTTGACGGAATTCTAACTGGAATTCACTTTAAAGAAGGACAACGGGTTAAAAAAGGGCAACTCCTCTACACCATAGATCCGCTGGAATATGACACAAAAGTAGAACAAGTCCGCGGACAAGTTGCGGCATCACAAAGTGCACTAGCCAATGCTGACGAAGAATTAAAACGAATTCGACCGCTCGCTGAAATGAATGCCGTGAGTAAACGCGAATTGGATGCGGCTGTAGCCAAAGAAAAAGCGGCACGTTCTAATTATTCGAGCATGCTGGCAAGTTTAAAAAACCAGCAGATTGAGCGAAGCTACGCTAATATAAAATCTCCCATTGACGGTGTGATCGGGCTTTCGAACGCTAGATTAGGTGATTATATTACCAAAGTCGGTAATGCCTCAAAACTCAATACTGTTTCAAAATTAGAAAAAGTAAGAGTACAATTCACTGTGAGTGAATCTGATTATTTAAGATATCAAAAGCAGGTCAAAGCTGGAGAACGTATCACAGATTTACAACTCATACTTTCTGACGGAAGCACCCATCCGTACAAAGGAAGCTTGAACTTCTCAGACACTAAAATCGATCCCACTACAGGAACCGTAACTATTGAAGCACAATTTCCAAATCCAGACGGTACTTTACGTTCTGGTCAATTTGCAAAAGTTCGTGTCTTACTCAGAACACAAAAAGATGCCATTGTCGTGCCACAAAAAGCGGTTACCGAAATTCAGGGGCTTTTTCAGGTTTCCATTATTGATAACAAAAACACCATTCAAACCCGAATGGTCGAAGTGGGTCAGAAAATTGGTGTCGATTGGATTATTACCAAAGGTTTAAAAGCCAACGAAAAAGTCGCCATTATTGGCAATCAGTTTATTCAGCCTGGATCGACAGTTGTTCCAGTTCCCTATGTCGCAGATAAAGATAAAAAGCAGATTGCATCATCTCTAAACGACTAGGCTATGGATAATTTCTTTGTAAGACGACCAATCGTTGCCATCGTACTTTCGATATTTATTGTTCTTATCGGAGGACTTTCGATCTTGTCAACGCCAATTGCGCAATATCCCGAAATCGCGCCGCCATTAGTACAGGTTTCTACCAGTTATCGAGGTGCAAATGCCTTGAATGTTGAACAAGCCGTTGCAACGCCCATAGAACAAAAAGTAAATGGAGTCGAAAATATGCTTTACATGCAGTCGACTAATACTGGTGACGGAAGTATGACACTATCTATCACTTTTGATATGGGTACAGATCTGGACAACGCGACGATGTTAACCCAAAACAGAGTTGCCGAAGCCACCAATAAACTCCCAAACGATGTAAAGACAACTGGAGTTACGACCAAAAAATCGTTATCAATGCCCATGTTGATTTTATCTTTGTATTCTCCCAACAAAACTTTCGACAATAACTTTTTGACAAATTACGCGAGTATCAATCTTGTAGATGCACTCGCCCGTATCAAAGGTGTTGGGGAAGTTACCCTTTACGGAGGAAGTAATTATGCAATGCGAATTTGGGTCAAGCCCGATATAATGGCAAAGTACAACTTAACAGTTCCAGATATTATAAAATCAATTCAGGAACAAAACGCCATTGCCCCAGGAGGAAAATTTGGCGCTCCGCCAGCAACAGATAATAACGAATTCACCTACAATGTCATGCTTAAAGATCGTCTGGTGAATCCAGAAGATTTCGAAAACATCATTTTAAAATCAAACATTAGCAATCAACAAGTCCGACTTAAAGATATTGGAACTGTAACTTTAGGAACAGAAAGTTATGCCTCAGTCGCAAAATTAAATGGAAATCCCGCAGGAACTATCGGAATAAAACAAATGCCGGGTTCAAACGCTCTTGAAGTTGCCGAAAATGTAAAAAACACTATCGAACAATTAAGCAAAAGATTTCCTCAAGATTTAAAATATGCTGTTTCATTAGACACGACTTTGGCCATTTCTGAAGGAATTAACGAAATCATGCACACTTTAGTTGAAGCCATTATTCTGGTAATCATTGTGGTTTTTATCTTTCTCCAAAACTGGCGCGCGACTTTAATTCCGCTTTTAACTGTTCCTGTTTCATTAGTCGGAGTTTTTATGCTTTTCCCATTGCTCGGATTTTCGATAAATGTACTTTCCCTTTTAGGATTAGTACTTGCCATCGGAATTGTAGTCGATGATGCTATTGTGGTTGTAGAAGCTGTAATGCATCACATCGAACAAGGAATGTCACCCAGAGAAGCTACAAATCAAGCCATGCGCGAAGTTTCAGGTCCTGTAATTGCCATTGCTATTGTTTTAACTGCAGTATTTATTCCAGTT contains:
- a CDS encoding DUF2262 domain-containing protein; amino-acid sequence: MFTENKDYDSFSSKYQNNEQEILVLTSDKSGGAAKFYNSWNASQYFLAYIDLDTNELKNKDGLINWLISDKDENENGISFPYHFKSGTIYHLKVRELIDKIVPEGMLPCAYNSFMVVEVLKENVENDELLSILAEYRNPVKIVDEKLGEFELNKDYGCFSGEIKWLNECISVSLDVDIEDEDSWIKTLELLNQFFNEQEKRDFEFRTFAGKQLTDLANDWLEEENEEITENDFMNRISLSELVITFEGDYIAYYDDDNIFYGHIIELSGNIKTGLSSAKIAG
- a CDS encoding efflux RND transporter periplasmic adaptor subunit, which encodes MQAPFVTVKSEDVPIYKDFAGQTFGDLDIELIARVDGILTGIHFKEGQRVKKGQLLYTIDPLEYDTKVEQVRGQVAASQSALANADEELKRIRPLAEMNAVSKRELDAAVAKEKAARSNYSSMLASLKNQQIERSYANIKSPIDGVIGLSNARLGDYITKVGNASKLNTVSKLEKVRVQFTVSESDYLRYQKQVKAGERITDLQLILSDGSTHPYKGSLNFSDTKIDPTTGTVTIEAQFPNPDGTLRSGQFAKVRVLLRTQKDAIVVPQKAVTEIQGLFQVSIIDNKNTIQTRMVEVGQKIGVDWIITKGLKANEKVAIIGNQFIQPGSTVVPVPYVADKDKKQIASSLND
- a CDS encoding ankyrin repeat domain-containing protein, with product MQTQNQIENFLFQGKFDEARESLNNGETFNEQYLKNNFSQIAAKIIDAKEIDFIEKLIKAGFIETDIYELDSFDKSIFAPLALYLKDDEESLAFFKELMSKMDNINDEISDKTLLGYLFEKGATPKVIKILIDDFGANTQYKNNAGENFIYIVLNTYSTDTEKTKEYIAVLLENGVDINEKNIVGKTPLMCAVKRSKKDFVPFLLENGADANETDNINNTAFYYAVAEQFSYDMYDALAAVSSPDFNIVNKDGRTLFTNFISSVSGSPSDIKFLERLLADGADVNFCAQYYGQPKSGIDFIVEKKSDILKSVLENVSLDINEQDNQGNTILHKVCAYNVNYDAEMAKETYRKVKLLLEQGADISITNDKDETALMLASGDNLKIKTVELLMKS
- a CDS encoding ankyrin repeat domain-containing protein; amino-acid sequence: MSMSFIIACENGNRKIAELLLQNKEVDVKYTDEKGRTALHYAAHRGYLDIVKILAEDGADINYEDHQGETPLFFACLQKQKQTALYLLENGAEITKNDKYGNSLLHLVAQTAQIEIATKLLEAGADVNLLNNNGETPLLLASAKLNREIIQLLLDKGADINVTDKQGNTPLIYACYTKSIPMVTLLLDNGAGINHVNHSGENALLIACYETNRMLAKLLVERGADVFTSNNNGYSPIWYACANNQKEIVSLFLENGVDVNYSKPLASDTSSMNDYLDWIVSATNISNESSFTLNNSYTYGGESLLHVATKKGNLSMVKLLIEAGANINIQDESGNTPLHYSAANGKKDVVKYLLDNKADASIVNVKEQKAIDYSNVKGFNEITELILKYAPSGTVVTPIHKEEPQKSDSGNSMEGKKKALLDLKELLDAGILTLEEFETEKTKILKG
- a CDS encoding rhodanese-related sulfurtransferase produces the protein MQLYNTLSAEERAIMIDDAGKQRLTLSFYAYAKIEDPKKFRDDLFLAWNKLDALGRIYVAHEGINAQMSIPEENLEAFRATLEVYDFMKGIRLNEAVEHDDHSFLKLTIKVRHKIVADGLNDETFDVTNIGVHLKAKEFNEILDDPNTIVVDFRNHYESEVGHFKNAITPDVETFRESLPIINEQLQDHKEDKNLVMYCTGGIRCEKASAYFKHQGFKNVFQLEGGIINYAKQLKEEGLESKFIGKNFVFDNRLGERITDDIISQCHQCGKPCDNHTNCENDGCHLLFIQCDECKAAMENCCSTECLEIIHMPLVDQVRLRTGKQVGNKVFRKGKSENLKFKHSGELPETALATAQKQADIRQKVKVKKVLLGKAEHYYVKAQVAQFAIENQELNAGDKILISGPTTGNQEMTLEKLIVNGAETQTAKIGDKVTFEVPFRIRLSDKLYKILN